A window from Melopsittacus undulatus isolate bMelUnd1 chromosome Z, bMelUnd1.mat.Z, whole genome shotgun sequence encodes these proteins:
- the LOC101873694 gene encoding SNF-related serine/threonine-protein kinase-like isoform X1 → MAQCLLLSPRAVMAGAQGCGEGQIAGLYDLGRTLGTGHFAVVKLARHVFTGQRVAVKVIDKSKLAGGAAGQLLQEVRCMKLVQHPNVVRLYEVIDTHTKLYLILELGDGGDMFDHIMRHEGGLAEAQAKHYFAQIVHAISYCHKLHVVHRDLKPENVVFFQEQGVVKLTDFGFSNCFQPGKMLTTSCGSLAYSAPEILLGDEYDAPAVDIWSLGVILYMLVCGHPPFQEANDSETLTMIMDCRYTVPAHVSAQCADLISKMLQRDPKHRASLEQIESHTWLQGVDPSPASRCLLPLTSHKRVSQEEHKIILRAMMCGNIADRDTIQEALEANRYNHITATYFLLAERMLREKQEKQSRSLSLVYNLAREVQSRGNLLGTFSPMGSASSLLPFTEVSGGLTASSQLPPLPTGADIGSRQPPRTLLKIPAVGTTITKSTPALQQICEEEEEEDEEDEGRPSTMERKSSSLNQEQMRAFLCTHHPSSLGELWCPGAEMGGRGWAGKAVRGVWDPPALWGDGAEPAKREEDADPGGSSAEPPRERGATGSPRSSCAELPQGLGAEVTHTAPLSPTDKSRGQEAPASLAQRSVESLGLGSIEGGVENVIRLDPGKSKGGSLRDRLLQFPLCEKALAFKLQPGSRESLLSLGQFNCCHVI, encoded by the exons ATGGCACAGTGCCTGCTGCTGTCCCCGCGTGCTGTCATGGCTGGGGCTCAGGGCTGCGGCGAGGGGCAGATCGCAGGGCTGTACGACCTGGGGCGCACACTTGGCACGGGCCATTTCGCGGTGGTGAAGCTGGCACGGCACGTCTTCACCGGGCAGCGTGTGGCCGTCAAGGTGATCGACAAGAGCAAGCTGGCGGGGGGCGCCGCggggcagctcctgcaggaggTGCGCTGCATGAAGCTGGTGCAGCACCCCAATGTGGTGCGCCTCTACGAGGTCATCGACACGCACACCAAACTGTACCTCATCCTGGAGCTGGGCGACGGTGGGGACATGTTCGACCACATCATGCGGCATGAGGGCGGGCTGGCCGAGGCGCAAGCCAAGCATTACTTTGCCCAGATCGTCCACGCCATCTCCTACTGCCACAAGCTCCATGTGGTGCACCGCGACCTCAAGCCCGAGAATGTGGTCTTCTTCCAGGAGCAAGGTGTAGTCAAGCTCACTGACTTCGGCTTCAGCAACTGCTTCCAGCCCGGCAAGATGCTCACCACGAGCTGTGGCTCGCTGGCTTACTCAGCACCTGAGATCCTGCTCGGGGATGAGTATGATGCCCCGGCTGTCG ACATCTGGAGCCTGGGGGTCATTCTCTACATGCTGGTCTGCGGCCACCCGCCCTTCCAGGAGGCCAACGACAGCGAGACCCTCACCATGATCATGGACTGCCGATACACTGTCCCTGCGCACGTCTCGGCTCAGTGTGCTGA CCTCATCTCCAAGATGCTGCAGCGGGACCCTAAGCACCGAGCCTCGCTGGAGCAGATCGAGAGCCACACGTGGCTGCAGGGGGTGGACCCATCCCCTGCCAGCCGCTGCCTGCTGCCCCTCACCTCGCACAAGCGCGTGTCACAGGAGGAGCACAAAATCATCCTGCGTGCCATGATGTGTGGGAACATCGCAGATAGGGACACCATCCAGGA GGCGCTGGAAGCCAACCGCTACAACCACATCACGGCCACGTATTTCCTGCTGGCAGAGAGGATGCTGCGGGagaagcaggagaagcagagccGCAGCCTCAGCCTCGTCTACAACCTGGCAAGAGAGGTGCAGAGCAG GGGCAACTTACTGGGCACGTTCAGCCCCATGGGCAGCGCCAGCAGCCTCCTGCCCTTCACAGAGGTGTCGGGTGGCCTCACAGCCAGCTCCCAGCTGCCTCCCCTGCCCACTGGAGCTGACATCGGCAGCCGGCAGCCCCCCAGGACCCTGCTGAAGATCCCAGCCGTTGGCACCACCATCACCAAGAGcacccctgccctgcagcagatctgtgaggaggaagaggaggaggatgaggaggatgagggGAGGCCTAGCACCATGGAGAGGAAGAGCAGTTCACTGAACCAGGAACAGATGCGAGCCTTCCTGTGCACCCACCACCCATCTAGCCTTGGGGAGCTGTGGTGTCCTGGGGCTGAGATGGGGGGccggggctgggctgggaaggCAGTGAGGGGGGTTTGGGATCCCCCAGCACTGTGGGGAGATGGAGCAGAGCCCGCAAAGAGAGAGGAGGATGCAGACCCCGGGGGTTCCTCTGCAGAGCCCCCCCGGGAAAGGGGAGCCACTGGATCACCCCggagcagctgtgctgagctgcctCAGGGGCTGGGGGCAGAAGTGACCCACACTGCCCCCCTGAGCCCCACAGACAAGTCCCGAGGGCAGGAGGCACCAGCCAGCCTGGCCCAGAGGTCGGTGGAGAGCTTGGGGCTGGGAAGCATCGAGGGAGGTGTGGAGAACGTGATCAGGCTGGACCCTGGCAAGAGCAAAGGGGGCAGCCTGCGGGACAGGCTTCTGCAGTTCCCACTCTGTGAGAAGGCGCTGGCCTTCAAACTGCAGCCAGGCTCCAGGGAGAGCCTCCTCTCACTGGGGCAGTTCAACTGCTGCCATGTCATTTAG
- the LOC101873694 gene encoding SNF-related serine/threonine-protein kinase-like isoform X3, translating to MAQCLLLSPRAVMAGAQGCGEGQIAGLYDLGRTLGTGHFAVVKLARHVFTGQRVAVKVIDKSKLAGGAAGQLLQEVRCMKLVQHPNVVRLYEVIDTHTKLYLILELGDGGDMFDHIMRHEGGLAEAQAKHYFAQIVHAISYCHKLHVVHRDLKPENVVFFQEQGVVKLTDFGFSNCFQPGKMLTTSCGSLAYSAPEILLGDEYDAPAVDIWSLGVILYMLVCGHPPFQEANDSETLTMIMDCRYTVPAHVSAQCAEALEANRYNHITATYFLLAERMLREKQEKQSRSLSLVYNLAREVQSRGNLLGTFSPMGSASSLLPFTEVSGGLTASSQLPPLPTGADIGSRQPPRTLLKIPAVGTTITKSTPALQQICEEEEEEDEEDEGRPSTMERKSSSLNQEQMRAFLCTHHPSSLGELWCPGAEMGGRGWAGKAVRGVWDPPALWGDGAEPAKREEDADPGGSSAEPPRERGATGSPRSSCAELPQGLGAEVTHTAPLSPTDKSRGQEAPASLAQRSVESLGLGSIEGGVENVIRLDPGKSKGGSLRDRLLQFPLCEKALAFKLQPGSRESLLSLGQFNCCHVI from the exons ATGGCACAGTGCCTGCTGCTGTCCCCGCGTGCTGTCATGGCTGGGGCTCAGGGCTGCGGCGAGGGGCAGATCGCAGGGCTGTACGACCTGGGGCGCACACTTGGCACGGGCCATTTCGCGGTGGTGAAGCTGGCACGGCACGTCTTCACCGGGCAGCGTGTGGCCGTCAAGGTGATCGACAAGAGCAAGCTGGCGGGGGGCGCCGCggggcagctcctgcaggaggTGCGCTGCATGAAGCTGGTGCAGCACCCCAATGTGGTGCGCCTCTACGAGGTCATCGACACGCACACCAAACTGTACCTCATCCTGGAGCTGGGCGACGGTGGGGACATGTTCGACCACATCATGCGGCATGAGGGCGGGCTGGCCGAGGCGCAAGCCAAGCATTACTTTGCCCAGATCGTCCACGCCATCTCCTACTGCCACAAGCTCCATGTGGTGCACCGCGACCTCAAGCCCGAGAATGTGGTCTTCTTCCAGGAGCAAGGTGTAGTCAAGCTCACTGACTTCGGCTTCAGCAACTGCTTCCAGCCCGGCAAGATGCTCACCACGAGCTGTGGCTCGCTGGCTTACTCAGCACCTGAGATCCTGCTCGGGGATGAGTATGATGCCCCGGCTGTCG ACATCTGGAGCCTGGGGGTCATTCTCTACATGCTGGTCTGCGGCCACCCGCCCTTCCAGGAGGCCAACGACAGCGAGACCCTCACCATGATCATGGACTGCCGATACACTGTCCCTGCGCACGTCTCGGCTCAGTGTGCTGA GGCGCTGGAAGCCAACCGCTACAACCACATCACGGCCACGTATTTCCTGCTGGCAGAGAGGATGCTGCGGGagaagcaggagaagcagagccGCAGCCTCAGCCTCGTCTACAACCTGGCAAGAGAGGTGCAGAGCAG GGGCAACTTACTGGGCACGTTCAGCCCCATGGGCAGCGCCAGCAGCCTCCTGCCCTTCACAGAGGTGTCGGGTGGCCTCACAGCCAGCTCCCAGCTGCCTCCCCTGCCCACTGGAGCTGACATCGGCAGCCGGCAGCCCCCCAGGACCCTGCTGAAGATCCCAGCCGTTGGCACCACCATCACCAAGAGcacccctgccctgcagcagatctgtgaggaggaagaggaggaggatgaggaggatgagggGAGGCCTAGCACCATGGAGAGGAAGAGCAGTTCACTGAACCAGGAACAGATGCGAGCCTTCCTGTGCACCCACCACCCATCTAGCCTTGGGGAGCTGTGGTGTCCTGGGGCTGAGATGGGGGGccggggctgggctgggaaggCAGTGAGGGGGGTTTGGGATCCCCCAGCACTGTGGGGAGATGGAGCAGAGCCCGCAAAGAGAGAGGAGGATGCAGACCCCGGGGGTTCCTCTGCAGAGCCCCCCCGGGAAAGGGGAGCCACTGGATCACCCCggagcagctgtgctgagctgcctCAGGGGCTGGGGGCAGAAGTGACCCACACTGCCCCCCTGAGCCCCACAGACAAGTCCCGAGGGCAGGAGGCACCAGCCAGCCTGGCCCAGAGGTCGGTGGAGAGCTTGGGGCTGGGAAGCATCGAGGGAGGTGTGGAGAACGTGATCAGGCTGGACCCTGGCAAGAGCAAAGGGGGCAGCCTGCGGGACAGGCTTCTGCAGTTCCCACTCTGTGAGAAGGCGCTGGCCTTCAAACTGCAGCCAGGCTCCAGGGAGAGCCTCCTCTCACTGGGGCAGTTCAACTGCTGCCATGTCATTTAG
- the LOC101873694 gene encoding SNF-related serine/threonine-protein kinase-like isoform X2, translating to MAGAQGCGEGQIAGLYDLGRTLGTGHFAVVKLARHVFTGQRVAVKVIDKSKLAGGAAGQLLQEVRCMKLVQHPNVVRLYEVIDTHTKLYLILELGDGGDMFDHIMRHEGGLAEAQAKHYFAQIVHAISYCHKLHVVHRDLKPENVVFFQEQGVVKLTDFGFSNCFQPGKMLTTSCGSLAYSAPEILLGDEYDAPAVDIWSLGVILYMLVCGHPPFQEANDSETLTMIMDCRYTVPAHVSAQCADLISKMLQRDPKHRASLEQIESHTWLQGVDPSPASRCLLPLTSHKRVSQEEHKIILRAMMCGNIADRDTIQEALEANRYNHITATYFLLAERMLREKQEKQSRSLSLVYNLAREVQSRGNLLGTFSPMGSASSLLPFTEVSGGLTASSQLPPLPTGADIGSRQPPRTLLKIPAVGTTITKSTPALQQICEEEEEEDEEDEGRPSTMERKSSSLNQEQMRAFLCTHHPSSLGELWCPGAEMGGRGWAGKAVRGVWDPPALWGDGAEPAKREEDADPGGSSAEPPRERGATGSPRSSCAELPQGLGAEVTHTAPLSPTDKSRGQEAPASLAQRSVESLGLGSIEGGVENVIRLDPGKSKGGSLRDRLLQFPLCEKALAFKLQPGSRESLLSLGQFNCCHVI from the exons ATGGCTGGGGCTCAGGGCTGCGGCGAGGGGCAGATCGCAGGGCTGTACGACCTGGGGCGCACACTTGGCACGGGCCATTTCGCGGTGGTGAAGCTGGCACGGCACGTCTTCACCGGGCAGCGTGTGGCCGTCAAGGTGATCGACAAGAGCAAGCTGGCGGGGGGCGCCGCggggcagctcctgcaggaggTGCGCTGCATGAAGCTGGTGCAGCACCCCAATGTGGTGCGCCTCTACGAGGTCATCGACACGCACACCAAACTGTACCTCATCCTGGAGCTGGGCGACGGTGGGGACATGTTCGACCACATCATGCGGCATGAGGGCGGGCTGGCCGAGGCGCAAGCCAAGCATTACTTTGCCCAGATCGTCCACGCCATCTCCTACTGCCACAAGCTCCATGTGGTGCACCGCGACCTCAAGCCCGAGAATGTGGTCTTCTTCCAGGAGCAAGGTGTAGTCAAGCTCACTGACTTCGGCTTCAGCAACTGCTTCCAGCCCGGCAAGATGCTCACCACGAGCTGTGGCTCGCTGGCTTACTCAGCACCTGAGATCCTGCTCGGGGATGAGTATGATGCCCCGGCTGTCG ACATCTGGAGCCTGGGGGTCATTCTCTACATGCTGGTCTGCGGCCACCCGCCCTTCCAGGAGGCCAACGACAGCGAGACCCTCACCATGATCATGGACTGCCGATACACTGTCCCTGCGCACGTCTCGGCTCAGTGTGCTGA CCTCATCTCCAAGATGCTGCAGCGGGACCCTAAGCACCGAGCCTCGCTGGAGCAGATCGAGAGCCACACGTGGCTGCAGGGGGTGGACCCATCCCCTGCCAGCCGCTGCCTGCTGCCCCTCACCTCGCACAAGCGCGTGTCACAGGAGGAGCACAAAATCATCCTGCGTGCCATGATGTGTGGGAACATCGCAGATAGGGACACCATCCAGGA GGCGCTGGAAGCCAACCGCTACAACCACATCACGGCCACGTATTTCCTGCTGGCAGAGAGGATGCTGCGGGagaagcaggagaagcagagccGCAGCCTCAGCCTCGTCTACAACCTGGCAAGAGAGGTGCAGAGCAG GGGCAACTTACTGGGCACGTTCAGCCCCATGGGCAGCGCCAGCAGCCTCCTGCCCTTCACAGAGGTGTCGGGTGGCCTCACAGCCAGCTCCCAGCTGCCTCCCCTGCCCACTGGAGCTGACATCGGCAGCCGGCAGCCCCCCAGGACCCTGCTGAAGATCCCAGCCGTTGGCACCACCATCACCAAGAGcacccctgccctgcagcagatctgtgaggaggaagaggaggaggatgaggaggatgagggGAGGCCTAGCACCATGGAGAGGAAGAGCAGTTCACTGAACCAGGAACAGATGCGAGCCTTCCTGTGCACCCACCACCCATCTAGCCTTGGGGAGCTGTGGTGTCCTGGGGCTGAGATGGGGGGccggggctgggctgggaaggCAGTGAGGGGGGTTTGGGATCCCCCAGCACTGTGGGGAGATGGAGCAGAGCCCGCAAAGAGAGAGGAGGATGCAGACCCCGGGGGTTCCTCTGCAGAGCCCCCCCGGGAAAGGGGAGCCACTGGATCACCCCggagcagctgtgctgagctgcctCAGGGGCTGGGGGCAGAAGTGACCCACACTGCCCCCCTGAGCCCCACAGACAAGTCCCGAGGGCAGGAGGCACCAGCCAGCCTGGCCCAGAGGTCGGTGGAGAGCTTGGGGCTGGGAAGCATCGAGGGAGGTGTGGAGAACGTGATCAGGCTGGACCCTGGCAAGAGCAAAGGGGGCAGCCTGCGGGACAGGCTTCTGCAGTTCCCACTCTGTGAGAAGGCGCTGGCCTTCAAACTGCAGCCAGGCTCCAGGGAGAGCCTCCTCTCACTGGGGCAGTTCAACTGCTGCCATGTCATTTAG
- the SETD6 gene encoding N-lysine methyltransferase SETD6, with protein sequence MASAPKRPKAAAGSSARGNGAADPVSRFLAWCGRAGVQLSPKVRLSREGVVAGYGMVAAAELQPGEVLCTVPRSALLSQHTSSIQALLREGQESLQSQSGWVPLLLALLHEYTASNSHWRPYFSLWQDFRSLDHPMFWPEEERRRLLQGTGIPEAVEKDLANIHLEYSSIIMPFMKSHPNVFDPRRHTLELYKQLVAFVMAYSFQEPLEEEDEDEKGPNPPMMVPVADILNHVANHNANLEYSPQCLRMVTTQPISKGQEIFNTYGQMANWQLLHMYGFAEPYPSNTNDTADIQMVTVRTAALRRARSEAQQRLVLEQWNFLCQLEMVGEEGAFVLGWDEVLTEEELSVTLKVLCMSEEEFKEYKEQDGWEDDSEEEENLTLSNEALSRLKPPCKQLLYDSVLLTLESYRSDLKAEQDLLHNKETYEKLSQREQQALHVRYGQKRILHQLLELVH encoded by the exons ATGGCGTCGGCGCCCAAGAGGCCTAAG GCGGCTGCCGGTAGCAGCGCCCGGGGGAACGGCGCCGCCGATCCCGTGTCCCGTTTCCTGGCGTGGTGCGGCCGGGCCGgggtgcagctcagccccaAG GTCCGGCTGAGCAGGGAGGGCGTGGTGGCGGGGTACGGCATGGTGGCTGCTGCGGAGCTGCAGCCGGGAGAGGTCCTGTGCACTGTGCCACGCTCCGCGCTGCTGTCCCAGCACACCAGCTCCATCCAGGCGCTCTTGCGGGAAG GCCAGGAGTCCCTACAAAGCCAGTCCGGTTGGGTGCCGCTGCTGCTCGCCCTCCTACACGAGTACACAGCCAGCAACTCCCACTGGCGGCCTTATTTCTCCCTCTGGCAGGACTTCAGGAGCCTGGATCACCCCATGTTCTG GCCTGAAGAAGAGCGAAGAAGGCTCCTGCAGGGCACAGGCATCCCAGaagctgtggagaaggacctggccAACATCCACCTCGAGTACAGCTCCATCATCATGCCTTTCATGAAGTCCCACCCCAACGTATTTGACCCCAGGCGGCACACGCTGGAGCTGTACAAGCAGCTGGTAGCGTTTGTCATGGCCTACAG CTTTCAGGAACCTttggaagaggaagatgaagatgagAAGGGACCCAATCCCCCAATGATGGTACCTGTAGCAGATATTCTGAATCACGTGGCCAACCACAACGCCAACCTGGAATACTCCCCT caatgTTTACGGATGGTTACAACACAGCCCATCAGCAAAGGGCAAGAGATCTTCAACACATATGGGCAGATGGCCAACTGGCAGCTCCTCCACATGTATGGCTTCGCAGAGCCGTACCCCAGCAACACCAACGACACAGCTGACATCCAGATGGTGACGGTGCGCACAGCAGCACTGCGGC GTGCCAGAAGCGAAGCGCAGCAGCGGCTGGTCTTAGAGCAGTGGAACTTCTTGTGCCAGCTGGAGATGGTGGGGGAGGAAGGTGCCTTTGTGCTTGGCTGGGATGAGGTGCTGACAGAGGAGGAGCTGTCTGTGACCCTGAAG GTGCTGTGCATGTCAGAAGAAGAATTCAAGGAGTACAAGGAACAAGACGGCTGGGAAGATGAcagtgaggaagaggaaaacttAACCCTTTCAAACGAGGCTCTCTCCAGACTTAAACCCCCTTGcaagcagctcctgtatgacAGTGTGCTGCTCACTCTTGAGTCCTACAGGTCGGActtgaaagcagagcaggactTGCTACATAACAAGGAGACTTATGAGAAACTGAGTCAAAGGGAGCAGCAAGCTCTGCACGTGCGCTATGGACAGAAAAGGATCTTGCatcagctgctggagctggtaCACTAG